A region from the Fibrobacter sp. genome encodes:
- a CDS encoding glycosyltransferase codes for MSPQISVVIPVYNSAKYLRECLDSVCNQGFANWEIVAVDDGSVDESPAILDEFAAADNRVRVIHKKNGGVSAARNDGLAAAVGNYVLFVDSDDWLEENALQQYADALADDVDVVITDHWTWAENGSEKRFTFFAKDFVADEKTQIQDLQRTVLYRGYSPYPSSSCGYMFSALWSKLIRRKLLVENGIQFSSTLKLYEDGLVALQVFQFAKKVCYKSVPTYHYRILNNSLCHVNEQRLVKDCSNILDEIQVFLNNHDKERALEGAFLSRALFLTKKMALRSFFCKGAEGSFFNRYKTFKEILLSVPYITAVKKAASLKLCGNEKSYGKLMSHGLFFVTALMYELRAKLRR; via the coding sequence ATGTCGCCTCAGATTAGTGTTGTCATTCCCGTATATAATTCTGCAAAGTATTTGCGGGAGTGCCTTGATAGTGTTTGCAATCAAGGATTTGCCAACTGGGAAATTGTTGCTGTCGATGACGGCAGCGTTGATGAGTCTCCTGCAATCCTAGATGAATTTGCCGCCGCCGACAACCGTGTCCGAGTAATTCATAAAAAGAACGGAGGCGTTTCTGCAGCCCGTAATGATGGCCTTGCTGCTGCCGTTGGCAATTATGTCCTGTTTGTAGATTCCGATGACTGGTTGGAAGAGAACGCCTTGCAGCAGTATGCCGATGCCTTGGCTGATGATGTTGATGTTGTAATTACGGATCACTGGACATGGGCAGAGAATGGCTCGGAAAAAAGATTCACATTCTTTGCGAAGGATTTTGTCGCAGACGAGAAAACGCAAATTCAGGATTTGCAACGTACGGTACTGTATAGAGGATATTCTCCCTATCCGTCGTCCAGTTGCGGCTATATGTTCTCTGCGCTTTGGTCAAAACTAATTCGTCGAAAGTTGCTTGTGGAAAATGGAATTCAATTTTCCAGTACATTGAAACTATATGAAGACGGCCTTGTTGCCCTGCAGGTATTCCAATTTGCCAAAAAGGTTTGTTACAAAAGTGTCCCGACATATCACTATCGGATTTTGAACAATTCCCTTTGTCATGTCAATGAACAGCGCTTGGTAAAGGACTGCTCTAACATATTGGACGAAATACAAGTTTTCCTGAATAATCATGATAAAGAACGAGCCTTGGAAGGAGCTTTCTTGTCTAGAGCTCTTTTCTTGACCAAGAAGATGGCCTTGAGAAGCTTTTTCTGTAAAGGTGCCGAGGGGTCGTTCTTTAACCGTTACAAGACTTTTAAAGAAATACTTTTGTCCGTTCCTTACATCACGGCTGTAAAAAAAGCTGCAAGTTTGAAACTTTGCGGCAATGAAAAAAGTTACGGTAAGTTAATGAGCCACGGCCTGTTCTTTGTGACGGCTTTGATGTATGAGTTGCGTGCTAAGCTTCGTCGCTAA